A part of Primulina tabacum isolate GXHZ01 unplaced genomic scaffold, ASM2559414v2 Contig779, whole genome shotgun sequence genomic DNA contains:
- the LOC142534998 gene encoding uncharacterized protein LOC142534998, which translates to MEGGGEIPVDEIPLARGRGRGRGRPRVRVVDDTFVEQAADQLEQLRMDELVARFHSMHPPRSSGSEGAEKAELWISEIEELFDLIEYPPECRLRLDVHQLKDRAKMWWSTTLMTLDAQRIVPSWDIFKLKFKESYCPPSFYSSKASEFHNLKQGDMSVADYADTFYAMLRYAPHVAASQVAVVESFIEGLNDHLHPFVSTGKPLNYLEAVEIAKRAEASLKRSGNRVPTQHHQSGRQQISSSGFASLRPRGKQFKKPDSSSSSSGSSGNRGGYRYSGPYCDHCGGKHSSNQCVGVQGVCNNCGRPGHFSRVCPSKTGKSAQPGSGAQSNRIPAASQSSHQPSRPSYQSRGQGGPQNQSSVHVFALTEDEAQAAPGTVTSGNCTLCGFIAQVLFDTGASHSFVSHAFVISHDLRTTSMNSNLSVATPMGKMIITDNVLFNAVLFHEENVLYLNLIVLPMHDFDCIVGMDVLTANRATVDCYRGIVRFRPSFAPKWNFYGRGSQAKNPLVSAIEMNRLLDSGHEGFLVYAVDLLQDERRIYDIPVVREFPDVFPEEIPGFPPEREVEFSIELMPGTEPISRAPYLLAPVELKELKEQLQDLLSKVLTIPSGSGGFFVRTDASNRGLGCVLMQHGRVVAYGSRQFKPHESKYPVHDLELAAIVFALKIWRHYLFGEQFYQPGKVNVIPDALSHKVVDINLSSIHVSKLREDICTSELDFQIQGNAVWVYQISVEPKLIQIVKSAQKTDDRDAQDPEDDIPQLSQIDDIFENLKKSLKDNIKDD; encoded by the exons ATGGAAGGAGGTGGAGAAATTCCTGTTGATGAGATTCCTCTAGCTcgtggtcgaggtcgtggacgtggtagACCTCGTGTCCGTGTTGTTGATGATACTTTTGTTGAGCAAGCTGCTGATCAGCTAGAGCAGCTTAGGATGGATGAATTAGTTGCGCGTTTCCATTCTATGCATCCACCTCGATCCAGTGGTTCGGAGGGAGCTGAGAAAGCAGAACTGTGGATTTCTGAGATCGAGgaattgtttgatttgattgagtatccTCCAGAGTGTCGATTGAGATTAGATGTGCATCAGTTGAAAGATCGTGCTAAAATGTGGTGGTCTACTACATTGATGACTTTAGATGCTCAGAGGATTGTTCCATCGTGGGATATATTCAAGCTGAAATTTAAGGAAAGTTATTGTCCTCCATCATTCTACAGTTCTAAGGCTTCAGAGTTTCATAACTTGAAGCAGGGCGATATGTCAGTTGCGGATTATGCGGATACTTTTTATGCTATGCTGAGAtatgctcctcatgttgctgcGAGTCAGGTTGCTGTCGTCGAAAGTTTCATTGAAGGATTGAACGATCATCTGCACCCTTTTGTTTCTACCGGTAAGCCACTGAATTATCTTGAAGCGGTGGAAATAGCAAAAAGGGCTGAAGCTAGTCTTAAGAGGAGTGGCAATCGAGTGCCTACCCAACATCATCAGTCGGGGAGGCAACAAATCAGTTCATCTGGTTTTGCATCTCTTCGTCCACGTGGAAAACAATTTAAGAAGCCTGATTCTAGTTCCTCGAGTTCAGGGAGTTCAGGGAACCGTGGTGGATATCGATATAGTGGACCTTACTGTGATCACTGTGGAGGCAAGCATTCCAGTAATCAGTGTGTTGGAGTTCAAGGGGTTTGTAATAATTGTGGTCGGCCGGGTCATTTTTCTAGAGTTTGTCCTAGTAAAACGGGGAAATCAGCCCAGCCAGGTAGTGGAGCTCAAAGTAATAGAATTCCAGCTGCGTCCCAGTCTTCCCATCAGCCTAGTCGCCCTTCGTATCAGAGCAGAGGGCAAGGTGGTCCACAGAATCAGTCATCTGTTCATGTATTTGCCTtgactgaggatgaggcacagGCAGCTCCAGGTACTGTTACTTCTGGTAACTGTACTCTATGTGGTTTTATAGCACAAGTGTTATTTGATACCGGAGCATCTCATTCCTTTGTTTCTCATGCATTTGTCATTTCGCATGATCTTCGCACCACTAGTATGAATTCCAATCTATCTGTTGCTACTCCGATGGGCAAAATGATTATAACTGATAATGTGCTGTTCAATGCGGTTTTGTTTCATGAGGAAAATGTTCTATATCTGAATCTCATAGTCCTACCTATgcatgactttgattgtatcgtTGGTATGGATGTTTTGACTGCAAATCGGGCCACTGTTGATTGTTATCGAGGAATAGTTCGTTTCAGGCCTAGCTTTGCTCCTAAATGGAATTTCTATGGCCGTGGTTCTCAAGCCAAAAATCCTCTAGTTTCTGCCATTGAGATGAACCGATTGTTAGATTCTGGTCATGAAGGTTTTCTGGTTTATGCTGTTGATCTATTGCAAGATGAGCGACGGATTTATGATATTCCTGTAGTCCGTGAGTTTCCTGATGTGTTTCCAGAAGAGATTCCTGGTTTTCCACCAGAACGAGAAGTTGAGTTCAGTATCGAATTAATGCCAGGAACGGAACCCATATCTCGAGCACCATATCTTTTAGCTCCTGTTGAGCTAAAAGAACTGAAAGAGCAATTACAAGATTTATTGAGTAAAG TTCTTACCATTCCAAGTGGTTCTGGAGGATTTTTTGTTCGTACCGACGCGTCTAATCGAGGTCTaggttgtgttctgatgcagcatggcagAGTAGTGGCCTATGGTTCTCGTCAGTTTAAACCGCATGAGTCTAAGTATCCTGTTCATGACTTAGAATTGGCTGCTATTGTTTTTGCTctcaagatttggagacattatttgtttggggaGCAATTt TATCAACCGGGAAAAGTGAATGTCATTCCCGATGCTTTGAGTCATAAGGTTGTTGATATTAATTTATCCTCGATTCATGTTTCTAAGTTACGAGAGGATATTTGCACTTCTGAGTTAGATTTTCAAATCCAAGGTAATGCTGTTTGGGTATATCAGATTTCTGTTGAGCCGAAGTTGATTCAGATTGTAAAGTCAGCTCAGAAAACTGATGATCGA GATGCACAGGATCCagaggatgatattcctcaattatCTCAAATAGATGatatctttgaaaatttgaagaaatCACTAAAGGACAACatcaaagatgattaa